One Sodalinema gerasimenkoae IPPAS B-353 DNA segment encodes these proteins:
- a CDS encoding endonuclease domain-containing protein — MNPKILPYNPKLKEIARQLRKNMTAPEVKLWNHLKRGQIQGFDFDRQRPIDEYIVDFYCKKLMLAIEIDGSSHESEEAQEQDRYRQVRLETLGVRFLRFTNWQVIHETDGVLIAIREWIRNNSPTA; from the coding sequence ATGAATCCCAAAATCTTACCCTACAATCCAAAACTGAAAGAAATAGCACGGCAGTTGCGCAAGAACATGACTGCTCCCGAAGTCAAGCTGTGGAATCACCTAAAACGAGGGCAGATACAAGGTTTTGACTTTGATAGGCAACGTCCTATTGATGAATATATTGTTGATTTTTACTGCAAGAAATTGATGTTGGCTATTGAAATTGATGGGTCATCCCATGAGAGTGAAGAAGCGCAAGAACAAGATAGATATCGACAGGTGCGCCTGGAAACCTTGGGAGTTAGATTTCTACGATTTACAAATTGGCAGGTCATCCACGAGACGGATGGAGTACTGATTGCAATTCGTGAGTGGATTCGTAATAATTCACCAACCGCTTGA